The Pigmentiphaga aceris DNA segment CCGGCACAAGTTCGCCATCTGGTGGACCGGGCAGTGCGCACCGCCATCGGCGAACGGCGCGTTACTGCCCTGGTCTTGCCCAACGACATTCAAGAAGCACCATTTGAAGACCCACCCCGTGCGCACGGCACCTTGCATTCCGGCGTGGGTTACAGCGCCCCACGGGTATTGCCGCAAGACGAAGACTTGCAACGCGCAGCCGATGTGCTCAATGCCGGCAACAAGGTCGCCATTCTGGTCGGTGCGGGTGCCTTGGGTGCGACCGACGAAGTGGTCGAAATTGCTGACCGGCTTGGTGCCGGTGTGGCCAAGGCCCTGCTGGGCAAAGCCGTGCTGCCGGACGACCTGCCCTGGGTGACCGGTTCAATCGGGCTGCTGGGTACGCGCCCCAGCGACGAGATGATGCGCAACTGCGATACCTTGCTGATGATCGGGTCTGGCTTTCCGTATGCCGAATTTCTACCAAAGGAAGGTGCCGCACGCGGCGTGCAGATCGACCTGAAACCCGACATGTTGAGCCTGCGCTACCCGATGGAAGTGAATCTGGTCGGTGATGCAGCCGAGACCTTGCGCGCCTTGTTGCCGTTGCTGAAAGGCCCGCCACGTCGCACCTGGCGACGCCGTGTCGAGCGCTGGACCGAACGCTGGTGGGAAACGATGGAAGCGCGTGCAATGGCTCCTGCCAAGCCCATCAACCCTCAGCGGGTGGTGTGGGAAATGTCGCCCCGTGTGCCGGACCACGCCATTGTGACCAGTGACTCCGGTTCTTGCGCCAACTGGTATGCACGCGACTTCAAGGTTCGTCGCGGCATGATGTGCTCGCTGTCTGGCGGACTGGCGTCGATGGGGGCGGCGGTGCCCTATGCCATTGCGGCCAAGTTTGCCCATCCGAATCGAGCGGTGATTGCGCTGGTTGGCGACGGGGCCATGCAGATGAGCAACATGGCAGAGCTGATCACCGTTGCCAAATACTGGCGCGAATGGGACAACCCGCAATGGGTGTGCGCCGTCTTCAACAACGAGGATCTGAATCAGGTCACCTGGGAACAGCGGGCCATGGAGGGCAACCCCAAGTTCGAAGCCTCGCAGAACATCCCCGACGTGCCGTATCACCAATTTGCCGAATCCATCGGGCTGATGGGCATCTACGTGGATACGCCGGAAGCCATTGGACCCGCGTGGGAAGCCGCGCTGTCGGCCGGCCGCCCGGTGCTGATCGAATTCAAGACTGATCCCGACACCATGCCCCTGCCCTCGCACCTGACGTTGCAGCAAGCGCAGAAATACGCCAGCGCACTGGCCAAGGGTGACCCGAACCAGCGCGGCATCATCGGCCAGACGGTACGGCAGGCTTTGGCCGGATTGGTCCCGACCAAGCGCTGACCGACAGTAAATCTGCACGCGGGTGGTGCACGGAGGAAAACTGCGTAACGTCTGGTTGCGGCACTGCAGCGAAGACGAAAGGCTGGACTACGATCGAAGGTTGCGGACGCCTCCACCGTTCGTGTTCACGCCTGTTGCAGGAGAACTGCCTTGAACGACAGCTCGCTTCCTCCGTCCATTAACGCTGCCCTGGGGCGCGACCGATCCTTGCCCACGCGCGAGGGTCTGAAACGCGCCTTCCTTGACCACCTGCTGTACACACAGAACAAATCCCTGGCGATTGCCTCGCGCAACGATCTGTACCAGGCGCTTGCCCACACCATTCGCGACTGCATGTTGCGCACCTGGTTCGATACCGCATCGAGCTACAAGGCCAAGCATTCGCGCATGGTGGCCTATCTGTCGGCCGAGTTCCTGATGGGCCCCTACCTGGGCAACAACGTGCTCAACCTGGGCCTGATGGACGAGGTCAAGGCGGCGATTGCCGAGCTCGGCCTGGACTTCGACGACCTGGCCAATCAGGAAGAAGAACCTGGCTTGGGCAATGGCGGCCTGGGCCGTCTGGCGGCGTGTTTCATCGACTCGCTGGCATCGCTGGAAATTCCGGCGATCGGTTACGGCATCCGCTACGAGTACGGCATTTTCTACCAGACCATCATCGATGGCTGGCAGGTCGAGAATACCGACAAATGGTTGCGCTACGGCAACCCCTGGGAGATCCAGCACGCGGAATGGTCGGTCGAGATCAAGTTGGGCGGCCGCACGGAAACCTATACCGACGATGCAGGCAAATTCCGGGTGCGCTGGGTACCGGAAAAGACGGTGGCCGGTGTGCCCTTCGATTCACCCATTCTGGGGTATCGGGTCAATACCGCCAACACCTTGCGCCTGTGGCGCGCAGAAGCAACGGAAGCCTTCGACTTCCCGACCTTCAATCGCGGCGACTACCTGGGTGCGGTCAGCAAGAAGGTCACTTCGGAAAATCTGACCAAGGTGCTGTATCCGAACGACGAAAGTGACCAGGGCAAGGAACTGCGACTGGAGCAACAATACTTCTTCGTGTCGTGCTCTTTGCAGGACATGCTGCGCATCCAGATCAATCGCGGTCAGCCGGTTACCGAGTTCCACCTGGCGTTTGCGATCCAGCTGAACGACACCCACCCGGCCATTGGTGTGGCCGAGTTGATGCGCCTGCTGGTCGACGAACATCAGATCGTCTGGGAACAGGCCTGGGACGTCACACGCCAGACCTTTGCCTACACCAACCACACCTTGCTGCCCGAGGCCCTGGAACGCTGGCCGCTGAAGCTTTTCGAGCGTGTGCTGCCGCGTCACTTGGAAATCATCTACGAGATCAATGCCCGCTTCCTGAACGAAGTGCGCATCCGCTTCCTGGGCGACGAATCGCGCCTGTCGCGACTGTCGCTGATCGATGAATCCGGCGAGCGTTATGTGCGCATGGCTCACCTGGCGTGCGTGGGTAGCTCGGCCATCAACGGCGTGGCAGAACTGCATTCCGAATTGCTCAAGCGGGACGTGCTGGCCGACTTCTATGCGATGTGGCCAGAGAAGTTCACCAACGTCACCAATGGCGTGACGCCGCGCCGCTGGATTGCGCTCAGCAATCCGCGCCAGACCAGCCTGGTCAGCCGTGCGATTGGCAACGACTGGATCAAGGACTTCTCGCGCATCAAGGAACTGGAACCGTTTGCCGACGATGCGGGTTTCGCCGCCGACTGGCAGGCCATCAAACGCGACAACAAGATCGAGCTGGCGGGCCAGTTGCTGCAACGGACCGGCATTCGTGTCGACCCGGATTCGATGTTCGATGTGCAGGTCAAACGCATCCATGAATACAAACGCCAGCACTTGGCAGTGCTGCACATTGTGGCGCTGTATCACCGACTGAAGTCCGACCCGAATCTGGATGTGGTGCCGCGCACCTTCATCTTTGGCGGCAAGGCAGCACCGGGCTATCACCGCGCCAAGCTGATCATCAAGCTGATCACCTCAGTTGGCGATGTGGTCAACAATGACCCGGCCGTACGCGACCGCCTGAAGGTGGTGTTCCTGCCGAACTTCAGCGTCACGCGCGGGCAACGCATCTACCCGGCAGCGGATCTTTCCGAGCAGATTTCGCTTGCCGGCAAGGAAGCGTCCGGCACCGGCAACATGAAGTTTGCGATGAACGGCGCACTCACCATCGGCACCATGGACGGTGCGAATGTAGAGATTCGAGAAGAGGTCGGGGCAGACCAGTTCTTCCTGTTCGGCCTGACCGCCGAAGAGGTCTACGCCCTGCGCGCACGCGGCTATTCGCCCAGCGACTACTACCGCAACAACGCCGAGCTGCATGCGGTGCTGGACCTGATCCGCAGCGGTTTCTTCTCGCGGGGTGACGCCAACCTGTT contains these protein-coding regions:
- a CDS encoding thiamine pyrophosphate-requiring protein; the encoded protein is MAQNVGDFLVDRLYQWGVRRIYGYPGDGINGVFGALQRAPDKIRFIQARHEEMAAFMAAAHAKFTGELGVCIATSGPGASHLITGMYDARLDHVPLLAICGQQATTALGGHYQQEIDLVSMFKDVAGAFVQQASAPAQVRHLVDRAVRTAIGERRVTALVLPNDIQEAPFEDPPRAHGTLHSGVGYSAPRVLPQDEDLQRAADVLNAGNKVAILVGAGALGATDEVVEIADRLGAGVAKALLGKAVLPDDLPWVTGSIGLLGTRPSDEMMRNCDTLLMIGSGFPYAEFLPKEGAARGVQIDLKPDMLSLRYPMEVNLVGDAAETLRALLPLLKGPPRRTWRRRVERWTERWWETMEARAMAPAKPINPQRVVWEMSPRVPDHAIVTSDSGSCANWYARDFKVRRGMMCSLSGGLASMGAAVPYAIAAKFAHPNRAVIALVGDGAMQMSNMAELITVAKYWREWDNPQWVCAVFNNEDLNQVTWEQRAMEGNPKFEASQNIPDVPYHQFAESIGLMGIYVDTPEAIGPAWEAALSAGRPVLIEFKTDPDTMPLPSHLTLQQAQKYASALAKGDPNQRGIIGQTVRQALAGLVPTKR
- a CDS encoding glycogen/starch/alpha-glucan phosphorylase, which gives rise to MNAALGRDRSLPTREGLKRAFLDHLLYTQNKSLAIASRNDLYQALAHTIRDCMLRTWFDTASSYKAKHSRMVAYLSAEFLMGPYLGNNVLNLGLMDEVKAAIAELGLDFDDLANQEEEPGLGNGGLGRLAACFIDSLASLEIPAIGYGIRYEYGIFYQTIIDGWQVENTDKWLRYGNPWEIQHAEWSVEIKLGGRTETYTDDAGKFRVRWVPEKTVAGVPFDSPILGYRVNTANTLRLWRAEATEAFDFPTFNRGDYLGAVSKKVTSENLTKVLYPNDESDQGKELRLEQQYFFVSCSLQDMLRIQINRGQPVTEFHLAFAIQLNDTHPAIGVAELMRLLVDEHQIVWEQAWDVTRQTFAYTNHTLLPEALERWPLKLFERVLPRHLEIIYEINARFLNEVRIRFLGDESRLSRLSLIDESGERYVRMAHLACVGSSAINGVAELHSELLKRDVLADFYAMWPEKFTNVTNGVTPRRWIALSNPRQTSLVSRAIGNDWIKDFSRIKELEPFADDAGFAADWQAIKRDNKIELAGQLLQRTGIRVDPDSMFDVQVKRIHEYKRQHLAVLHIVALYHRLKSDPNLDVVPRTFIFGGKAAPGYHRAKLIIKLITSVGDVVNNDPAVRDRLKVVFLPNFSVTRGQRIYPAADLSEQISLAGKEASGTGNMKFAMNGALTIGTMDGANVEIREEVGADQFFLFGLTAEEVYALRARGYSPSDYYRNNAELHAVLDLIRSGFFSRGDANLFAPLIDELMHTDPYMLLVDYQSYVDCQGEVDRTYRDTQDWTRRSILNAARSGKFSSDRSIRDYAERVWKVGPAPVSS